The window GCTGGTCGGCTCGGGCGAGACCAAGGTGGCGTTCGCGCCGCGCGTCTCCCTGGTCCTGCCGACCGGCGACTGGAAGCTCGGCCGCGGCGCCGGGACGACCGGCGTCCAGTTCAACCTGCCCCTGAGCGTGAAACTAGGCGAGCGGTTCGTGACCCACTGGAACGCGGGCGCGACCGTCCTGCCCTCCGCCAAGGACACGGCGGGCAACGAGGCCGCCGCGCGCTCGGCGAACCTGGGCGCGAGCGTGATCTTCGAGGCGCATCCGCGCTTCAACCTCATGCTGGAGACGGTCTACGCCAACACCGAGGTCGTGACCGGGCCCGACGTGACCGAGCGCGAGCACGACTGGCTGATCTCGCCCGGCGTGCGCTGGTCGTGGAACTTCGGCAACGGCCTGCAGATCGTGCCGGGCCTGGCGGCGCCCATCGGCGCCGGCCCGAGCGCGGGGCAGTACGGCGTGCTGCTGTATCTGAGCTTTGAGCATCCGTACCGCAAAGCGAAGGCGGATTGAAGATCGCAGATTGCAGAATAGGCCGTTCGGGGTGCGGCCTTCCGGCCTATTCCACAATCTAAAATCTGCAATCTGCAATGGCGACCGTTTTCACCATCGGACACTCCACCCGCTCGCAGGAAGACTTCCTTGCGCTGCTCAAGGCGCATGGGATCGCGCGGCTGGTGGACATCCGGGCGTTCCCGGCGTCGCGGCGGCATCCGCAGTTCAACCGCGAGGCCATGCAGCGGTGGCTTGCCGAGGCGGGCGTGGAGTACGTGTGGGAGAAGGACCTGGGCGGGCGCCGCGGCAAAGGCTTGCCGGACTCTCCCAACAAGGGCCTGCGCAACGACTCGTTCCGCAACTACGCCGACTACATGCTGACGCCGGGGTTCCGGGCGGCGGCGGAGCGCGTGGTCGCGCTCGCTGCCGAGCGGCCGACCGCCATCATGTGCGCCGAGGCGGTGTACTTCCAGTGCCACCGCATGCTGGTGTCGGACTACCTGGTCGCGCACGGGCATGAGGTCCTGCACATCACCGATGCGAAGAAGGCACGCCCGCACAAGGCGACCGC of the Terriglobales bacterium genome contains:
- a CDS encoding transporter, with product MLATLILLGTAAAQQCPQDDKKCELDHAPIQDNSFLIEEAYNQEFGVVQHIQNWQRNWPGEEWVYSFTQEWPIDPAPRNQFSYTIPVVNAGAGSDTGVGDVLINWRYQLVGSGETKVAFAPRVSLVLPTGDWKLGRGAGTTGVQFNLPLSVKLGERFVTHWNAGATVLPSAKDTAGNEAAARSANLGASVIFEAHPRFNLMLETVYANTEVVTGPDVTEREHDWLISPGVRWSWNFGNGLQIVPGLAAPIGAGPSAGQYGVLLYLSFEHPYRKAKAD
- a CDS encoding DUF488 domain-containing protein; its protein translation is MATVFTIGHSTRSQEDFLALLKAHGIARLVDIRAFPASRRHPQFNREAMQRWLAEAGVEYVWEKDLGGRRGKGLPDSPNKGLRNDSFRNYADYMLTPGFRAAAERVVALAAERPTAIMCAEAVYFQCHRMLVSDYLVAHGHEVLHITDAKKARPHKATAEGRMVDAKWVYPGLF